The genome window ACTTCTCCGGCTCCAGAGGGTGCTGGTGGTTATGCAGCGATGCAAATGGCTTTGATGGACTCTGGTCTTCAAGCTTCTGACATCACATACGTGAATGCGCACGGAACCAGCACTCCAGTGGGTGACGGTCTCGAATCTGCGGCAATTACAAAATTAATGGGCGCTCATGCTAAAGACGTTTGGGTTTCCTCGACGAAGAGCATGATGGGTCACGCTTTGGGTGCGGCTGGCGCGATTGAAAGTGCTTTCTGCGTTATGGCGATCAAAGACCAAGTGGTACCGCCGACAATCAACTTGGAAAACCCAAGTGAAGACTGCAAGTTGGACTATGTTCCTAATGAAGCACGTCGCGGTAACATCAAAAATGTGATGAACAACAGTTTTGGCTTTGGTGGAACCAACGCCTGTCTGTTACTCTCTAAAACATGATGAAAAAGATCCTAGTTGCTTCAGACCATGCTGGCTTTGATCTGAAGCAAAAGTTCATAAAGGACAATCCCCAGCTTCCTTGGGAAGACCTGGGACCTTTCGACACTCAGTCTGTCGACTATCCTGATTATGCTAAAAAACTTTGTGAAAAGCTGATTGCTGCCACAGGCTCATTGCCTGTGACGGAAGATGCTTTCAAAGCCGAAGTTTGCGGAGTTCTCATCTGTGGCTCTGGTCAAGGCATGGCGATCAAAGCAAACAAATACCCACAAATTCGCGCAGCTCTTTGCTGGAACGAAGACGTCGCAAGACTCTCTCGTCAGCATAATAACGCCAATGTACTATGCGTAGGCTCACGTGCTGTGGACGCGGCAACGGCGCAGAAAATTCTGATGGCGTACTTGGAAGCTTCTTTTGAGGGCGGACGCCACTCACAAAGAGTTGCCAAGATCTAAGAGATATTTTCTA of Bdellovibrionales bacterium contains these proteins:
- a CDS encoding RpiB/LacA/LacB family sugar-phosphate isomerase, which codes for MKKILVASDHAGFDLKQKFIKDNPQLPWEDLGPFDTQSVDYPDYAKKLCEKLIAATGSLPVTEDAFKAEVCGVLICGSGQGMAIKANKYPQIRAALCWNEDVARLSRQHNNANVLCVGSRAVDAATAQKILMAYLEASFEGGRHSQRVAKI